A genomic window from Pseudocitrobacter corydidari includes:
- the miaE gene encoding tRNA isopentenyl-2-thiomethyl-A-37 hydroxylase MiaE, translating into MDYPQILSPVLNFLHCTTPQAWLDKARDPANLPLLLTDHLVCELKAAQTAMLLVRKYVADKQGADALLAWLQPYEAFAFRDGPEPDFVALHKQIGKSVMPQTDDPWGQALIGSMVLLIKEELHHFWQVREAMAARQIPYVKITASRYAKGMLKEVRTHEPLTLIDKLICGAYIEARSCERFAALAPYLDEPLQKFYLSLLRSEARHYQDYLALAQQVSKTDITPRVRFFGEVEAALISTPDAEFRFHSGVPV; encoded by the coding sequence ATGGATTACCCGCAAATTCTCTCCCCTGTTCTCAATTTTCTCCACTGCACCACGCCACAGGCCTGGCTTGATAAAGCCCGTGACCCGGCGAATCTGCCGCTTTTATTAACCGACCATCTGGTGTGCGAGCTCAAAGCCGCGCAAACCGCCATGCTGCTGGTGCGTAAATATGTCGCCGATAAGCAAGGCGCGGACGCGTTGCTGGCGTGGCTACAGCCGTATGAAGCGTTTGCGTTTCGCGATGGGCCGGAACCAGATTTTGTCGCGCTGCACAAACAAATCGGTAAAAGCGTCATGCCACAGACCGACGATCCGTGGGGACAGGCGCTGATCGGCAGTATGGTGCTGTTGATCAAAGAGGAGCTGCATCACTTCTGGCAGGTACGCGAAGCCATGGCCGCGCGCCAGATCCCCTATGTGAAGATAACCGCCAGCCGCTACGCGAAAGGTATGCTCAAAGAGGTGCGTACGCACGAGCCGTTGACGCTGATTGATAAACTGATTTGCGGGGCTTATATCGAAGCGCGTTCCTGCGAGCGTTTTGCCGCGCTGGCGCCGTATCTCGACGAGCCATTGCAGAAGTTTTATCTCTCACTGCTGCGCTCTGAAGCCCGCCATTATCAGGATTACCTGGCGCTGGCGCAGCAGGTGTCAAAAACGGATATTACCCCGCGCGTGCGTTTCTTTGGTGAAGTGGAAGCCGCATTAATTAGCACGCCGGATGCGGAGTTTCGTTTTCATAGTGGCGTGCCGGTTTAA
- a CDS encoding GNAT family N-acetyltransferase, which produces MSVISPVAVTLRPLAAEDNPAIASVIRQVSAEYGLTADKGYTVADPNLDELYQLYSQPGAAYWVVEQDGQVVGGGGVAPLGCSEPDICELQKMYFLSSVRGQGLAKKLALMALDHAREQGFKHCYLETTEFLREAIGLYEHLGFEHISEPLGCTGHVDCEVRMLKSL; this is translated from the coding sequence ATGAGTGTTATATCTCCGGTCGCCGTCACGCTGCGCCCGCTCGCCGCTGAAGATAATCCCGCTATTGCCAGCGTTATCCGTCAGGTCTCCGCCGAATATGGCCTGACCGCCGACAAAGGCTATACTGTTGCCGACCCGAATCTGGACGAGCTGTACCAGCTCTACAGCCAGCCGGGTGCCGCATATTGGGTGGTTGAGCAAGATGGTCAGGTGGTTGGCGGCGGCGGCGTTGCCCCATTAGGCTGTAGCGAGCCGGATATCTGTGAATTGCAGAAGATGTATTTTCTCTCTTCCGTGCGTGGTCAGGGTCTGGCGAAGAAGTTAGCGCTGATGGCGCTTGATCACGCGCGTGAACAGGGTTTTAAGCACTGTTATCTCGAAACCACCGAGTTTCTGCGCGAAGCCATTGGTCTGTATGAGCACTTAGGCTTCGAGCATATCAGCGAGCCGTTGGGTTGCACCGGCCACGTGGATTGTGAAGTGCGGATGCTGAAATCCCTTTGA